A region of the Cannabis sativa cultivar Pink pepper isolate KNU-18-1 chromosome 3, ASM2916894v1, whole genome shotgun sequence genome:
attgcctccagccttatcagcagttcacaatgtattccatgtctcgatgttgagaaaatacgtttcagatccctctcatatactcagttatgagagtcttgagctacagccagacatgacttatgaggaacggcccggtgcggatcccggatagaaaggataaagtccttcggaataagaccatagcattggtcaaggttctctggagaaacgacaaggtggaggaagccacacaggagctagagtcagatatgagagctcaatatccagagttattcaggttagatttcggggacgaaatccttttaagggggggatagttgtaaagcccgcttagtttaatttggaaattagcagttaattatgattaattatgaaattatttatagccatttaaataatttattatactgttatttatggaattcagaaatgcattgttATGTCAGTCAGtagtttcatattttgcatttccggtgcccggtattttggaactcggcgtttggctcagtagaaatcacaacttagtatgttagtagtttgggacgggttattagacattgggaatgtcgggaatggccgggaatttagaatttcccaaaaatacccctttagtgttatttatgtggttttagtgtggaggggcaaaatggtctttttgccccattagtattttgtcttttagtgactttattatttgaaaataaatgttatttatttgttatttggctgaaatagattaCTGGTTAAAGTTttctttttattcatttttttcattcaaaacttagaaaatagaaaaattgcaaaaaaaaaaacactctctctcttttcctctctttctctctcggctGAAGGGTGATTCTAGGGCTGGAAAATTCTGATTTCAAGCTATTTTCtttcattctaagtgttcttcaaccttggtaaagtttctaactcttttccttttgttttttttagaaaatgtgtgaaaagatgatgatgcatgcttgattttaatatgttcttgctgctgtgaattgtGGTTAATTGCTGTGGTTTAATCTTGCTATTTGAAGTAGTTTAGAGCTTGTATATGCATGTAAATTACTTTGTTTCAAGTTTGGAAGTTCTAgctcaaaaatgtgatttttgaaggaaaTTGTATAATCTGTTGTTAGGTTGTTGCttgatgtttttagttgttttcagaggcttagttatgcttatttaagtagatttaatcaggtttgaatgcatgatagaggggtttgctcaagtttgagtttagaactcaaagcttgagatttaatggtgtttttcgtatctgtgatttctgggttgttttgatgccttggaaatgttatttgggatatatggagtaggtcttgaaggtttgaatcaatttggagttgaattggttgagatatgaatttttgaaactcTGTTTgcaaggaaccggaattccggttgtgcatccggaattccggatgggcttcgaaaattcccaaaaccggaattcaggttgggcaaccggtctgccggttggggaaatttcagaaacccgtgttttcctcgtttttgtgttttagggggtattgccatgctttttatcgatagggaaacttttagttcctagtttaagtccccgggaagtgatttagcgtgtcacttatagtgttgtgattgttatggtttaggagcctgtaatccgccgctcagttTAAAGTTCCGTCAaagttgaccgcacacccgaattcgaatccgggtaagattagtataacaagatgcatatgtagattacatgtttagcgagcatgtaggaagcctgttagattacattagttatgtatgttggcttcgaaccatccaaccctgtcacgtcggtacagtgccggagtatgaccaagaatggactatgaccggctcgaccgatcagccgacacttggttggtggttccgtactattgacgtatcccgtcggtacgacagccggagtatgaccaacggcggagtatgacccgcccgaccgatcagaggatatagtaacacgtcggtacagccggagtatgaccaagaaatgagtacgaccggttcgaccgatcaggttgttacgtgtcaatagtaccgtccctatgaacgttcagaactcagtaccatgttggacatggcagtagtggctcagtaccatgttggacacggcagtagcgggactcagtatcgtgttggacacagcagttagggttatgatcaggggtatgggcgtctgatcatgaccgtgatttatgtatgagtattattatgcttttcttactgagtctgtcgactcacagttctacgtttatgtgtaggtaaaggcaaggctaaagctgatggaccgtttgcgagcttgtgaagattgtacaagtcggggcggttaggcctggagcgtacgatcatcgggacagcgaggctgattttgtaactggtcgctaggcgacttttattttgtgtatcagttaaacagttaaatctttttgtaaataattttataatcgggatcccgagtcttttgtaatattattttataagtttaattaaaaagcaaaaattttaattaatcacgtttttccataaacctcgttgattagcaacgagctgcacagcatgtttaaaaatcacgtaatacgcctatgttagttagggtgttacacttcaCTAGCTCTAACCACCGCCTTTGTCTCATCTTcagatccttctgagtgaaaaagtatttgagacttttgtggtcagtatagatctcacaccgtTCACCATATAAATAGTGTTGCCAAATTTTTATGGCAaacaccactgctgcaagttccaggtcgtgagttgggtaacgctgctcataatctttcaattgtcGAGAAGCGTAAGCTATGACTTTATCTTCCTGCATTAGCACACAGCCTAAACCCTGCCTTGATGCATCACAATAGACCACAAACTTCTCTTGATCCGATGGCAAGGCTAAAATAGGAGCTATAATCAGTCGTTGTTTCAGTTCTTGGAAACTTccctcacacttatctgaccatataaaCCGTTGGTTCTTCCTAGTTAACTCGGATAACGGCATTgcaatctttgaaaaaccttccacaaaacgccgataataacccggtaatccgagaaaacttcgaacttcagtGACTGTTTTGggtctaggccaattcttcactgcttCAATTTTCCCTGAGTCTACCAAAATCCCGTCTTTTTCGACAATATGCCCCAGGAAGAATACTTGTGACAGccaaaactcacactttttaAACTTCGCATAGAGTTTATGATCTCTGAGTCGTTGCATAACTATACAAAGATGTTGTTCGTGTTCTGCTTCTGGccgagagtacacaagaatatcatcgataaatacaattacaaaattatcaaGAAAATCCATGAATACCCTGTTCATAAGATTTATAAAGGCTGCCGAAGCATTCGTCAACCTAAATGACATAACCAAAAACTCGTAATGACCATACCTGGTTCGGAAGGCTGTCTTCGGGATATCCTCTTCTCGGATTCTCAGTTGATGATATCCAGATCTCAAGTCAATCTTAGAAAATACCGTTTTGCCTTGAAGTTGATCAAATAGATCGTCAATTCTAGGCaaaggatatttatttttaatacttaACTTGTTCAGCTCCTGATAGTCGATACACATCCGAAGAGTCCCATCCTTCTTCTTAACAAACAGAACGggagctccccaaggtgacacactaggtcgGGTGAACCCTAGATCTAACATCCCTTGGAGTTGTATCTTCAGTTCTTTTAATTCTGCAGGTGCCATTCGGTAAGGTGCTTTTGAAACATGTTCTGCTCCAGGTATTAGGTCAATAATAAAATCTATCTCACGTTGAGGTGGCAACACTGGTAATTCCTCAGGAAACACGTCCAGGAATTCCTTAACCACTTTAACCTCTTCAGGTTCAAATAAGACAGGTTTACTGGAATCAACTACAACCGCTAGGAATCCTACACACCCACTGCGTAATAAATCCCTAGCTTTCAACGCTGAAATTCTTGGAACACGAGAACcttgaactgaaccaacaaagaCAAATGGTTCCTCATTCTCCAGTTGGAAAGTTACCATTTTttgtttacaatcaatactagcagagtatttggacaaaaagtccattccgagtataatatcaaactcatcTAATGGTAACTCCACAAGATCAGCGCTCAGTTCTCTGCCTTCAACTCTAATTAACACTGATCTAACccactttcttgaaataattaattcccCATTatgtaatagggttccaaatcaCATCTCAAAAGCATCACTAGGTCTACCAAGTTGATTAAGAACTCTCAATGATACATATGATCGTGTAGCACCcaaatcaaataaaacaataaagacAAAACCATTTATAAGTAGCTGACCTGTGACCACTGAAGGGTTGGCGgcagcatcagcctgagtgatagcaAATACACGTGCTGGTGCAGGCTTAACTTCAGGCTTAggttcctctttcttcaacTGGGGACAATATTTCTTGAGGTGCCCTAGTGATCCACACTGAAAGCAAGCTCTCCGGTTACAAGTCctgggatgatgtttcttgcagcGCGGGCACTCAAGATAGGAGTAAGTCTGACTTCCCCCTTTACCCTGGTTTTCTCGAAACCTTTTACCTTGCCCTGAACTTCTCGATGATGGGAAAGTTCTCTTCTTTTGTTCAAAAGTGGGATCACCACTCTCTTTTCCAGGGCCAGAAATAGGGAGAGTAGTGGTCCCACCAACACCAGGAGTCTCTCGGGTTTCTTGCAAGAACTTAACTGCTCCTTCAGCTCGAAGAGCCTTATCAACCATTTCGGCATAAGTTGTAGTGTCATTTGTAgtgataaccagatcatgcTTAATCTTGGGATTCAATCCCGCCAAGTACTTCTCCTTTTTACTGAAATCCGTTGGTACAATCCCATAGGCCAATTTAGCCAAGTGATCAAACTTGGTTGTGTATTCAGTCACTGACATATTCTCGCCCTGTACCAATTCCACAAACTCTTTTCGCTTTGCACCGCGGACcacctcattgtaatacttggcattAAACAAGTCCCGAAATTCCTCCCAGGTCATTCTAGTAACATCCTATTGGAAATATtataccaggatctagatttactaccaagtatgttttattaacatcctaatatgaattctaaaacaatgaaataaacacatataaagtttagtaaaccttacattgggtgcagtggaatataatgactccttccattcagatctctagcccttgattcctttctatagcagagcataatcaagatctgaacctggatctctttctctccttcctttcatgctgattctccttcttgttgtttggattctcctacagtcttacacactatgattgagataccacttgatgtgtgtgggaactactctatcactaaggatttcgaaattgaagagaggaaaagagagagagaggggcggcaaaggcttttctctgaaggaaacaatgtgtaagtcatgagtttcctgaagccaatactctctatttatagaatgccatctaggtttaggttagaactgtatggcattaaaataatggaaaaataaaatggtaaaagcttcgcatagtgggcggcccatataaggaaattgggcctcactttgcaactttcccattttgttatttttcatttccattttctcaaaaatgccaattttccaatttaaccatttaaatgtcaattctaattatttaataactaaaaattaattattaaataatattgtcattaaatatatttattaatttagacatgtaaagtctcttaattaataaataaatctagaatctcttttcaatacaatttcgcccttgcttagtgaaaattcataaagtagacatagtctaactttagaattataattgattaattaaaatcaattaactgagtcttacaagcagtatcgtctcaactagtatggggaccatgggcctatatttttgagcttccaataagtcgaaccgaatttaccaagtaaattccctaacttattaattgaaTCCAAACCTAGAACTTGGAActacactctcagtcatatagaatgctctatatgttccacgatatagatacgtcattagttatccattgttataatcctaatttgatcaatgaccatataatagattatctacattgaataggcactaagttaccgttacacattcaatgtattttatccttaaaacacttagctccgtataaatgatatttcagcgaaatgaaatgagatctccaccatttatctctgtttagccaagctcaaaggatatcatcgtttcacttctaaattcctatagaagttatagactccatatttatggtagcgctcccactcaattatactatcatgttcccaaaatggacgtatcaccctgacccaaaagtaggcttaactaacaaatcaaagaacatgtatagtactcttgagatcgaacctaatcatatcaggattaagatcatttgatctaggacaacgggtgatattgaattgaatagatattatggtaaattttaatatatctaatcaaagttcaatatcagtcccttctgatgtatactccatacatccgatactggtaaacatTGCTAATGgcctggaaaagacataacactttcccaaggtgtaagaatacatatcgctaattatcatgttggtttaaatccagtgaactgacaaatcagggaataaactttcgaacatataattaagattatattccactgtgctgacaacactataatctttaacaaattcatatgttctggacttagatagaattcatacattatatatataatcatgaaataaatcatgtgaaccatgcaacataaaaatgttatttatgatctttattaataagtaaatctgattatattgaaatgggttttatttagggcacaaaatccaagaCATCCTTGGTGAGGGATACCATCTCCCACCACACCAAGGCATCTTCCTGAAATTGGAACGTGGCACATGCCACTCTGTCATTTCTGACCACCCCCATGAAATTCAATATTCTTTCGATAATAGTAAACCACTTTTCTGCCTGAAgtacatcaggacctcccagaaagactggaggtgcttgcttcctaAATCTCTCATACAAAGGCTTCATACGGTTACCAGCAACATGCTGCTCTGCTGGTACCGCAGGGGCTGCAGAAACCGCAGCAAGCGGTTGCGGGGGAAGCTCAACAAGGGCATCCCGTTGACTGAGTCTCCAAATCTCATCTTCTTGTTAcgctattctggcttgcatctcagcaaacctttTCTCCCAATCAACCGGAGCCTGAGGTGGATCCTCTTGGCCACCTCTCGGGGCACGACCGCGGCCTCTACCGCGTCCacgggggttttggggatttctacGACCACGACCACCGCCGGTCTCAACCATTTCACCCTGCCTTCTGACGTTTCGCTGGGCGTCCATTACTTAAGACTTAGCCTGTGAACCCACAAGGCATGTAGGTTAGACAGTGGTCACAACATTTTCAAGATCGCATTTAGGGTTTTAAaacattcatttaatcatatatgcgatatatcttaaaataatttacaaaaagtAAAGCTTACGGAACCGTGAGTTGAGCTCGACATTGGCCTTGATTCTACATATCTTAATGGTCTTCAGTGTACAacctggtggctctgataccaaactgtaacgcccgtatttgaAATTTACTAAACTCAAaagttaaatttataatatagtaACTTTATAATTATATGGGTCGGGATCCCAAAGTTCAAAACATCcttaaaagtattttactaataCAAAGTCTACtagtgatatatatttttttctttacaaaCAACAGGCAACTAAAATATAACTCAAAATATTGAAAGAtcgaaactgttgggttttgtgccctaaataaaacccattacaatctgattagttatcaatttagatttttgaagtgatttatgtttacatttattttacatgtttatggtttaatatacatatttaatatatgcacaaaatcagttaaatccaaaacatatattcattcacaattacagtattgtcaatacaatggaatgtgattgtgattatatgattcaaaagacttagtccttgttcattagtgttttggatttacactgatatgataatcagcgatgaagtatacttacacttggagtaagtgttatgttctttccaggacattggtaaagtatactagtttcaaatgtatggagtatacattggactggatcgatattgaacttggtcaaagatattataaacttaccgttgtatcttcaAAGTCAATATcaaaagttgatcttagattaaaagaatctaaatcctgatatgcttaggctcaatctcaggagtgctattcatgttctttgatttattagttaagcctacttttgggtcagggtgatacgtatattttggaaacatgatagcataactgagtgggagtgttgaacataaatatggaatctatagcttctactggtgtatagaagtcaaatgatgatt
Encoded here:
- the LOC115710775 gene encoding uncharacterized protein LOC115710775, coding for MTWEEFRDLFNAKYYNEVVRGAKRKEFVELVQGENMSVTEYTTKFDHLAKLAYGIVPTDFSKKEKYLAGLNPKIKHDLVITTNDTTTYAEMVDKALRAEGAVKFLQETRETPGVGGTTTLPISGPGKESGDPTFEQKKRTFPSSRSSGQGKRFRENQGKGGSQTYSYLECPRCKKHHPRTCNRRACFQCGSLGHLKKYCPQLKKEEPKPEVKPAPARVFAITQADAAANPSVVTGQLLINGFVFIVLFDLGATRSYVSLRVLNQLGRPSDAFEM